In Xiphias gladius isolate SHS-SW01 ecotype Sanya breed wild chromosome 6, ASM1685928v1, whole genome shotgun sequence, a single genomic region encodes these proteins:
- the aldh7a1 gene encoding alpha-aminoadipic semialdehyde dehydrogenase: MQRCLTLTLARRNRLLLRNKFVPFQCQQSAAMSGLLINQPKYSWLRELGLSEDNPGVYNGSWAGSGEVTTSYCPANNEPIARVTQATLGEYEETVQKTREAWKMWADIPAPKRGEIVRQIGDALRKKIKVLGSLVSLEMGKIYVEGVGEVQEYIDVCDYAVGLSRMIGGPILPSERPGHALIEQWNPVGLVGIITAFNFPVAVYGWNNAIALTCGNVCLWKGAPTTPLTSVAVTKIVAEVLEQNNLPGAICSMICGGADIGTAMAKDERVDLLSFTGSTHVGKMVAMMVQERFGRKLLELGGNNAIIVFEDADLNLVVPSAVFASVGTAGQRCTTTRRLMLHESVHDTVVERIAKAYKQVRIGDPWDPSTLYGPLHTKQAVDQYLAAIEQAKQQGGTLVCGGKVMDRPGNYVEPTIITGLAHDAPIVQTETFVPILYVLKFKTEEEAFAWNNEVKQGLSSSIFTKDMGRVFRWLGPKGSDCGIVNVNIPTSGAEIGGAFGGEKHTGGGRESGSDSWKQYMRRSTCTINYSKDLPLAQGIKFE; this comes from the coding sequence ATGCAGCGCTGCCTCACTCTGACCCTTGCCCGGCGCAACAGGCTCCTCTTGAGAAACAAATTTGTACCTTTCCAGTGCCAGCAGTCAGCAGCCATGTCAGGTCTCCTCATCAACCAGCCCAAATACTCATGGTTGAGAGAGCTAGGCCTGTCTGAGGACAACCCCGGTGTTTACAATGGGAGCTGGGCCGGCAGCGGGGAGGTCACCACGTCTTACTGCCCCGCCAACAATGAACCGATCGCCAGAGTTACCCAGGCTACTTTGGGGGAGTATGAAGAAACTGTACAGAAGACGAGGGAGGCTTGGAAGATGTGGGCAGATATTCCAGCTCCGAAAAGAGGGGAAATTGTGAGGCAGATTGGCGATGCACTAAGAAAGAAGATCAAAGTCCTTGGGAGCCTGGTGTCTCTAGAAATGGGCAAGATCTATGTTGAGGGAGTGGGTGAGGTTCAGGAATACATTGATGTCTGTGATTACGCTGTTGGTCTGTCTAGAATGATTGGTGGGCCCATCTTACCTTCAGAAAGACCAGGCCATGCTCTAATCGAACAGTGGAACCCAGTCGGTCTTGTCGGCATCATCACTGCCTTTAACTTCCCTGTGGCTGTGTACGGCTGGAACAATGCCATCGCTCTGACCTGCGGCAACGTCTGCCTCTGGAAAGGAGCTCCAACCACACCTCTCACAAGTGTTGCAGTTACCAAGATCGTGGCTGAAGTGCTGGAGCAGAACAACCTGCCCGGCGCGATCTGCTCCATGATTTGCGGAGGCGCAGATATTGGTACCGCCATGGCGAAGGATGAGCGTGTCGATCTGCTGTCGTTCACTGGCAGCACCCATGTTGGCAAGATGGTGGCCATGATGGTGCAGGAAAGGTTCGGGCGCAAGCTGCTGGAGCTCGGCGGAAACAATGCTATCATTGTCTTTGAAGATGCTGACCTAAATCTTGTGGTGCCCTCTGCTGTATTTGCATCTGTAGGAACTGCTGGTCAGCGCTGCACCACAACCAGGAGGCTGATGCTGCACGAGAGCGTTCACGACACAGTGGTTGAGAGGATCGCCAAAGCCTACAAACAAGTCCGCATTGGAGACCCCTGGGATCCCAGCACCCTGTATGGGCCACTGCACACCAAACAAGCTGTGGATCAGTACCTGGCAGCTATCGAGCAGGCCAAGCAACAGGGCGGCACTCTGGTCTGTGGAGGGAAGGTGATGGACCGTCCCGGAAACTATGTGGAGCCCACCATCATCACAGGGCTGGCTCACGACGCTCCAATTGTCCAGACAGAAACCTTTGTGCCCATCCTCTACGTCCTCAAGTTCAAGACAGAAGAGGAGGCGTTCGCGTGGAATAACGAGGTCAAGCAGGGTCTGTCCAGCAGCATCTTCACCAAAGATATGGGCAGAGTTTTCCGCTGGCTGGGGCCCAAAGGATCCGACTGCGGCATCGTGAATGTCAACATTCCTACAAGCGGAGCTGAGATTGGAGGAGCCTTTGGTGGGGAGAAACACACAGGAGGTGGAAGAGAGTCTGGCAGTGACTCCTGGAAGCAGTACATGAGGCGTTCAACGTGCACAATAAACTACAGCAAGGATCTTCCTCTGGCCCAGGGAATCAAGTTTGAGTGA